Proteins co-encoded in one Micropterus dolomieu isolate WLL.071019.BEF.003 ecotype Adirondacks linkage group LG19, ASM2129224v1, whole genome shotgun sequence genomic window:
- the lrit3a gene encoding leucine-rich repeat, immunoglobulin-like domain and transmembrane domain-containing protein 3a, translating to MRRLLYVHVFLCCLNVAHPYCPSQCTCVFHGRAEGTGTRSVLCNDPDMSDIPVNVPVDTVKLRVEKTMVRRIPTEAFYYLVELRYLWITYNSITSVDTGSFYNLKVLHELRLDGNMISTFPWESLKEMPSLRTLDLHNNRITNVPTEAIPYLLQITYLDLSSNKLATLPSDLMDIWPPFNGAPISTNSSQKVVLGLQDNPWFCDCKISKLIEISKMTDTPVILMDLFLTCSAPENLSGVLFQRAELENCVKPSVMTSASKITTHLGSNVLLRCDATGFPTPTLYWAKSDGSPVNNTIQESPGEGIRWSIMSLHGILYKDAGNYSCKAKSVAGSAEATISISVAGSISTTIPPLRTSIETGPTIQGTTFIPPTDNSQVVMSTVLPVTSTTLSAVPKKPKTTPSTSLQKGSPKHGKIQQGGNGRKLAADEKSKKSDASRSVEGLKIVEETSDTAVLLWTADGLPNDAPLTVVYLPYAEDDMKRTVETTAGSGKVFLEGLSPGMRYSVCLVAKGSAAGKDPCIDFYTLDNVEDGGQNQLFVIISGIACALVLPLIALLLYKILALYCKGRNTTSEEEELEKESYVKFETISMKQRTLNSRPTELWARRQTHESERMLLCSRSSIDSQMTYKSDTSRSEYLC from the exons ATGCGTCGACTTCTCTATGTGCACGTATTCCTATGCTGCCTCAATGTGGCTCATCCATACTGTCCATCCCAGTGCACCTGTGTCTTCCATGGACGTGCCGAGGGAACCGGAACCAG ATCTGTGCTCTGTAATGATCCAGACATGTCTGATATCCCTGTCAACGTCCCCGTAGACACGGTCAAACTTCGTGTTGAGAAAACCATGGTACGGCGAATCCCAACAGAAGCTTTTTACTACCTGGTGGAGCTCCGGTACCTGTGGATTACTTACAATTCCATAACCTCTGTGGATACTGGAAGTTTCTACAACCTCAAAGTGCTCCATGAGCTGAGGCTGGATGGAAATATGATCTCCACATTCCCTTGGGAGTCTCTGAAAGAGATGCCCAGTCTGAGGACACTAGACCTACACAACAACAGAATCACTAATGTTCCTACTGAGGCAATACCTTACCTCCTCCAAATTACCTACTTGGATCTATCCAGCAACAAATTAGCCACCCTGCCCTCTGACCTCATGGATATCTGGCCACCCTTTAATGGAGCACCCATCTCTACTAATTCTTCCCAGAAAGTTGTGTTAG GCCTCCAAGATAATCCCTGGTTCTGTGACTGTAAAATCTCCAAGCTGATTGAGATTTCCAAAATGACTGACACCCCAGTGATTTTGATGGATCTATTCCTGACCTGCAGTGCACCAGAGAATCTGTCTGGTGTCCTTTTTCAGCGTGCTGAACTTGAAAATTGTGTGAAACCGTCAGTCATGACTTCGGCATCCAAGATCACAACTCATTTGGGCAGTAATGTTCTCCTGCGATGTGACGCCACAGGGTTTCCAACACCTACTCTTTATTGGGCTAAGTCAGATGGCTCACCAGTCAACAACACAA TCCAGGAGTCACCTGGGGAAGGGATCAGATGGTCCATCATGAGCTTGCATGGAATACTGTACAAAGACGCCGGGAACTACAGTTGCAAAGCTAAGAGTGTTGCTGGCAGCGCAGAAGCCACCATTTCTATCTCAGTTGCTGGAAGCATCAGTACCACCATCCCTCCACTGAGGACAAGCATTGAAACAGGACCAACCATCCAAGGCACAACATTTATTCCGCCAACAGACAACTCGCAGGTTGTCATGTCCACAGTTCTCCCAGTAACATCAACAACACTATCTGCTGTCCCTAAGAAGCCGAAAACTACACCCAGCACCAGTTTACAGAAAGGTTCACCCAAACATGGAAAAATTCAGCAAGGAGGTAATGGGAGAAAGCTTGCAGCAGATGAAAAGAGCAAGAAAAGTGATGCATCAAGGTCTGTTGAAGGTCTTAAGATTGTAGAGGAAACATCTGACACTGCAGTGTTGCTCTGGACAGCAGATGGGTTACCAAATGATGCCCCACTCACAGTTGTATATTTACCCTATGCAGAGGATGACATGAAAAGGACAGTGGAGACTACTGCTGGCAGTGGAAAGGTGTTCCTAGAGGGACTGTCACCTGGGATGAGGTACTCCGTTTGCCTCGTAGCAAAAGGTAGTGCTGCTGGAAAAGACCCTTGCATTGACTTCTACACACTGGACAATGTAGAGGATGGTGGGCAGAACCAGCTATTTGTTATTATCAGTGGCATTGCCTGTGCTTTGGTTTTGCCTCTCATTGCACTGTTGCTGTACAAGATTCTTGCTCTGTACTGCAAGGGACGCAACACAACgtcagaggaagaggagctggAAAAAGAGAGTTATGTCAAGTTTGAGACTATATcaatgaaacaaagaacctTGAACTCTCGTCCAACTGAGCTTTGGGCAAGGAGACAGACTCATGAATCAGAGCGAATGCTCCTGTGCTCCAGGTCGAGCATTGACTCTCAGATGACCTATAAGAGTGACACTTCCCGTTCTGAATATCTCTGCTGA